The sequence CTGTTTGCGCAGATAATATTCCTGAAAAGAGTACTAATGTGATAATAAATGTAATTTTCTTCATGTCTGAATATTTTAAAAATTTAATAGTTTATGTTTTCTATTTTACAATAAGCTTGTTTGTATAAATTTGATTATCAGTTTGAATTTTAATAAAATAAATCCCTTTTGTTTGTTCGCTTAAATCAATTGACATTTGCCTGTTGTTTGTTGTAAATTGTTTAATAATTTGTCCGCTGATATTTGTGATTTTAATGCTTAAAGAGCCTGTCCCGATATTTCGTGAGCTTTCAAATGCTTTAAGGTTAAAAACACCGGTTGTTGGATTAGGATAAATAAAAAAATCGTTTTGAGACAGAGTTTTTATAAGTGTAGGTTCTTGTTCGTAAAAGTAAATTTTACCGGTAAAAGTATTTTTTCCGTAGGCACCGGAAATTATTCTGTTTCCGTCTATTGCAACTGTTCGACTGAAAAGGTCTCCTTCTGCTCTGTCTGATGCAACAATTTTTTGTATTTCTTCCCATGTTCCGGCATTATTATAATAAATATATGCAGAACCTGCACAATCTAAAAAATTCTCTCCGTTTGCATCTTCATCATCATTATAAGAATTTATTATTGCATAATCTCCGGATACAGATACAGACAGTCCGAATACATCTTGAATATTTCTGTCAGAAGCAGTTAATTTTTGTGTTTCTTCCCAAACTCCTTCGTTATTAAAAAAAACATAAGCCGAACCTGAGTTTTCCATAGTATTCCCACCTGATTCATCCTCATCTTCGTACCATGCCCCGACTATTACGTAATCTCCGTAAACTGCAACATCACTACAGAAATAATCTTGGTTTGCTCTGTCAGATGCAACAATTTTTTGTGTTTCTTCCCAAGTTCCGGCATTATTGTAAAAAATATAAGCCGAACCTGCATCATTCAATGTATTATTTCCGGTTTCGTCTTCGTCTTCATAATAAGCACCAACTACTGCATAATTATCTGATATTGCAACAGATGCACCAAATCGGTCTTCAAAAGCTCTGTCTGATGCAACAATTTTTTGCATTTCTTCCCAAGTTCCGGTATTGTTATAAAATATGTAAGATGCACCGGCTTTGGATATTGAATTTCCTCCTGTAGCATCTGTGGTGTTTTCATAAGCTCCGATAATTATATAATTTTCGCACATTGAAACATTTCTGCCAAAATAATTTGCAGCTTCTCTGTCGGAAGCTGTAATTTTTTGTGCCTCTTCCCATGTTCCGGCGTTATTGTAATAAATATAAGCCGAACCTGCACTTGTTAAAGTATTTCCGCCGGTAATATCTTCATCTTCTCTGAAAGCCCCTACAACAGCATAATCGCCTGATATAGAGACCGCTTTGCCGAAATTATCTTCTTGTCCTCTGTCAGATGCAACAATTTTTTGTATTTCTTCCCAAACTCCTTCATTATTAAAAAATATATAAGCCGAACCTGCATTAAGTAAATAATTTTCGCCGTTTATATCTTCATCTTCATTGTGAGCACCAACTATTGCATAGTCTCCTGATATAGAAACACAATAGCCGAAATCATCATTACTAACTCCGTCAGAAGAAGCTAATGTTATAATTTCCTGCCAATTTTGTGCTGATAATATTCCTGAAAAGAATACTATTGTGATAATAAATATAATTTTTTTCATGTTTATTTTATAAGTAACATTTTTTTAATTTCTGAAGAAACATTTCCTGTTTTCAGGCGGTAAAAATATATTCCGGAACCGACAGCTTTACCGGTGTCAGTAGTTCCGTCCCAAACAACGGAATAATTGCCTGCGGGTTGGTTTTCATTTACCAATGTTCGTATTTCCTGCCCGAAAATATTATATATTTTCAATACAATCTTACCGGATACCGGTAATTGGCAGCCGATAGTTGTTGACCGGTTAAAGGGATTCGGATAATTATTTAAATTATATTCAGGTTGAATAATTTTAATTGAATTATTTACATCTCGTCTTACACTTCTGAATCCCAATGCTGAACCAATATAATCCGGTGTATGATTCGGAAGTCGGAGTGCGCAACGAAGTCCGTGAACCTGACCTGTATGCCAAGATCCTCCTCTTAAAACTTTCCATCCTTCACCTGTATCATCAGGTCCTTTTGTATCAGTTTCAGTTGCATCCGGATTACTGTACCATTGGTCATCATACCAATCCCATACCCATTCTATAACATTACCTGCCATATCATACAAGCCGTATCCGTTTGCCATATCTGTTCCGGCAGGTATTTGATTACCGTCATAATATCCGACAGGTGTAGTCTGAACAATTTGTGTTTCATAAGGGTCGCCGCTGCCGTCATAATTAGCTTTGCTTCCGTCAATATGATCATTATATGTACCGCCGGAACTTGGCCATGGATAATGATTTGCAACAAGTTCTCCGCGGGCTGCTTTTTCCCTTTCCGCTTCAGTCGGTAATCGGTAACCGTTTTCTTCCCATTTCACATAGTTCTTTTCAAGGTCAATTTGTCCGTTTCTGTATATTGTGTTTTGTGTCAAATCAGTATAGTAAACAGGTGTTAATCCTTCCTTTTCAGACCTTGCATTACACCATTTTACAACATCATACCAATTAATATTATATACAGGATGATTCAGAGCTTGTGCTTCTCCCGGATTATCAAAGCTGTATCCGTTATCAACAGCCCATAAATATACACTGTCCCATTGAATTTTAAAAATTTCATATTTATCTATGTAAAAAGCACTTATGTAAACCGTATGAACCGGGATTTCTGTAGGATACCACCAAGTTCCCGACTCATCATAATTATATCCCATATCAAAATTACCGGCTTCAATAAAAATCGGTTCCGGATTTTGTGAATATGTTACGGAAATACATAGGTTTATTTGAAGCAATAACAATAAAATAATTGCAATTTTTTTGTTTTTTGATTCCGATAAATTCATAATTTATTAAAAGTTTGAATATGTAAGATATGAATTTAGTCTTTTTAAAAAGTCCTCGTAAATGTTTAGTTTACGAGGACATGACAAATAATTATTGAATAATTATTTTTTTAGTTACTATCTTTTTTCCTGTATTTATTTTTATAAAGTAAATACCTTTTGTAAAATTAGAGATATTAATATTTTCAGTATAATTAATTGAATTTGATAACTCTTTTTGCCAAATAATTTGTCCTTGGATGTTAAATATTTGCATGCTTAAATATGCTGATTTATTATTTAACATTTGAACATTAAATACCCCGTTACTTGGATTTGGATACACAGTAACAAATTCGTTTTCAGAGATTGGATTTTCTTCAATATCTGTCTCATAACCAAACCATTCTAATGCTTCTGTTATCATATTATTAATATCAGTATCGCTTGTAAACTGGGAAATATCGAAACTGATAAAGAACGATTTATAAATTAAATTATCAAGCCAAAGAGCACAAGGATTTTCTTTTGAATAAGCATTTCCGCTGAAAGGCCCGTCTTCAAAAAGGAATGAATACGAAGAATAAATTTCGGGATTAGTAACATCTGTATATGAGTCAGGGCAATCTTTGTTAAAAACATTATCAGGGCTGTCAGAATAAACAGGTATTTCTAAGTCTTCAGTTCCGATTGGAGACTCTGCCAATCCTATTATACTTCCGTTTGAATATTCCCAAATATCAGGACCTCCAATTCCGTTACCGCCACCGCAAGTAGGGGGAGTTTCAGGTACTAAAAATCCACCGCGTATATAAGCATTAAAAAACTTTTTTAAAGGCACAAGGTATCCTAATGCATGTGTTGAATTGGCAAGATTATCAGAAGCCGTAAAAATATTTTTAGGATTTTCATTGGTTCCTTTTTCAAGAAATTCTATCAATGCTAAGGAAAGTGTATCATGTTTTTCATCATGTGTGGCAGAATTACTGTAAATAAATATGATCTTGTATGTTTCCGGAATATCATATTCTTCATATTCTGCCCAATTATAAATATCATAAGTTACACCGGCGGCATCTAATGCTGCTGTATATTTCGGATATTCAATATTTTGATAATCATTGTAACCGATTTTATTTCCGGGTGTTGCAAACAAAACTTCAACATCATCAGTAGGTAAAATTTTAAATGTATAATATTCTCCGGGTGCATCAGCCGGAAGAGTTCCTCTGTTTTGATTTGCAGAGTTATCAGTTGCAGCAAAATAATAATTTACAGTTGTGCTGTTCGTAATTTCAGGGAACTGATAATGATAAATATTTGGTTCTTCAAAACTTGAATGTGTAATACCTACCCAACCGCTTCCGATATTATAATAAAGTGTATCATTTACAATATCATGCATATCTGTAATTGTTACAGAAAGTTCAGGAGTATTATTAAATGTATTCCAGAGTTCGTCTTCATAAACTATATCCGGAGCATGTGTATCTTCACCCGGATAAAATCTTATTGCAAGTTCGTTTGAAAGCATATTGCCCGGAGGGTCCATACCAATATATTGTCCGCCGTCAACAAGTTCTCTGAGATAACAAATCCCTATGTCTGTATTATCAGCTTGTAATCCGACAGTAGTGCTTTGTCCGTAGTCGTGAGGGCATACGCTTCCGCTTTGCCCGTTTGCTACATTTTTATATTGCATTATAATTTCACCGGTAGTTTCGTAAAAAATAACTTGAAAGCATATAGTATTTGTACCGGGGTCGCCTGCATCAAATCTAAGGTTATTCCATTGAACAACACAATACCTGTTTGGTTCGGATCCAAAAGTTTGATAATAAACATCGCCTGTTCCTTCTTCGGCAAATAAATTATCCCAAAAAACAGCTACAAGGGTCGGAAAATAAGAATTTCCGGGTATCGGGAATGAATAATTAAAAAAGTTGCCGTCAGTATCCCAACCGTCATCAGGATATGGTGTGTAAAAGAAATGGTCTGATGTCAGTAAAATTTCACCGTTTATATCAACATGAAAAAATGTTCTGTCTATACCGTAAAAAGGGAAATCAAATCCAAAATCAATAGGCTCAGAAAAATTATCATCTCCTGCAAAAGTTGGAACGCCGTGCATAACAGCAGAAGCACCTGTTCCGCTAATTTCTGTCCAATTATAAACAGGTCCGCCTGTTTCGTGACTGTCAATCCAACAGTAACCCATCCCGTCGGGTCCGCCTGTACCGAAATGTTCTACAACTTCAGTTTCACTTGTAAGTGTATCATTATTGTTGTATGGGTCATCGATTAGATCGGTGTACATAACAATATTATAAAATCCGAGTTCTGTTGGTGTCCAAGAAGTTGCAAAAGTAACTGCTGCTGTTTCATCGGGACTTAAAGTTCCGGAATGAGTTTCTGTAGCTGAATAAACTTCTGTTTCAGAGGCATCATAAATTTTACAGATAATATCAAAGTTACTGATATCTGAACTTCCGTAATTTTGTATTGTTCCGGAAGGGTAACTGCTTGAATCTACCAATTGATAATTTAGAGGGGCTTCTATTGAAACCATACCGGCATCACCCGGAAGTGCTTGTCCTAATTTTACGTCGTCAACGATTAAGGTATAATCATTAAATGTCCATTCAATTGCAAGATAAACATTTTGTCCGTCATAAGCGCTCAAGTCATACGAATATTCGGTATAATCTTCTCCAATTCCGGTAACATCATCTAAAATAATTGTGAAATCACCTATAGCATTGCCTCCTGTTGAAAGCCGAACTTTCATATTTTCTGTCCCGTTCCAAGCTCTCGCAAAAAAAATAAAGGCATCCCCGGTTTCAATTGAAACTTGCGGTGTTATTAACCAGTCATGTCCGTAAGGATAGTTAACGTTAACAACGGCTATCCATGTACCTGAATGTGCCTTTGCTGCATCTTCATACGCCATCCATTCAAATCCGTCATTATTTTCATCGTGAGTAGTCCAATCTGCGGGTATTACACCTCCTTCAAAACCTTCGTCAATTTTCCATTGAGCGAAAGTCCCGGAAGTTGTAAGCAACATTATTATTAAAACAATAAATCCTTGTAGATTTTTTTTCATATATTTTATTGATAAAAATAAGAAAAAGAAGGGAACTTTAAGTTCCCTTCTTAAATACACATTTATTTATTAATTAACTATAATTCTGTGTGTAACAGAAGTATTATTATTAGAGAGTTTTAAAATATAAACCCCTTGTTTTGCAATATTAACAGTATTGGTATTATTGTCAAGAACTTGTGTTTTAACAACTTTACCTGTAATGTCAATTACTTCGAGATTGAAAGTTTCGGTAACATTTACATTGAATACTCCGTTTGAAGGATTCGGATAAATGCTTATTCCGTTTGCATTTAAATCTTCGATACTTGTTTCAGGATGAACAGTAACTGTCCAGTCTTGTGTTGTACCATCTTGTGCCTCAATAGTATAAGTAACAGTTTCTGTATAAGTGTTAACAGTATTACCGCTGTGTTGAGGTGTTGTTCCGATAAAAGCAATCGCTCCGGTAGAAAGTTCAAATACAGCAGTTAATGCAGTAAGATCCGTACCGTCATAAACTTCAACATCAACTGTGTGTGCAACATCATCAATGACTGTATTTCCTGTTGTTATAAATCCCTCAAAATCGAAAGACAAAATATCAGTTGAATCATTATCTGCAATATCTGCAGAAATAGTCCAATGTCCTACATTTGTTTCGTTTTGAGCAGTAACAACATAATAAACAGCACCTGTAAAGTCGTTTGCAGTAACTCCGCTGGTTTGCGTATAAGTACCAACCATAGCACCGGCACCGTCAGAAAGGGTAAACGTAGCAATTAAATCAGAAACATCAGTTCCGAACGGGAAATCTACATGAATAGTTTCAAGCACAGTATTAATTGTAGCATCTGTTTGTCCGGGTAAAGAATATGTTAAAAAATCAGTTTCGTGATTTAGTGCAATTGTAACAGTAACTAACCAGTCTTCCGTAGATGCATCATCACCTGTTACGGTATAAGTAACCGGGGTTGTGAAATCATTTGCAGTTGTTCCGCTAACTTGCGTAACAGCACCAACAACAGCAGTAGCAGTACGAACAAGAGTAAAGTCAGCAACCAATGTTGTAACATCTGTACCGTAGAAAACTTCAATATCAATAGTATGAGCTATATAGTCAATATCAGCAGGAGTTGTTTGTTCCGGAAATGAATAAGCTAAGACATCAGTCGGCAATGAATAAGGAACTGCAAAACCGCAAATTTGTGCTTTTGGAAATGCACCAATCGGAGCAGATGCCACACCCGTACTAACATCAACAGTACGCAAGTTACTTGTAGCAGGGGTATCATCTTCATAAGAAGCAATATACAGAATATCATTTTCAACATCAAATTCCATATCTTGTGCCTGAGTTGCTATATCAATACCGAGTGCACCGATAAGTGCAGCTGCTCCTGTTGTTTTATTTATTGAATATAAAGAAGCATCATCTCTGTTTAGTGAATAAAGTTCACCTGCTTCGTTACACGCAAGATTACCAAAAGTAGAACCTCCAATACCGCAATTAGCAACGAATACAGCTACTCCTGTTGTAAGATCAACAGTATATAAACTTGTGCCCGTAATTCCGTACATTACATCTGTGGAATAATCATAAGCCATTCCGTTTATATAAACTCCAAGGTCTCCGTCTCCTATTGGAGTAACAACTCCTGTTTCTTTATCAATACTAATTAAAGTTTGATCCATGTAATCTGCTGCATACCAGACATGATTTGCCATTGCGCCTGCATAAACAGATGTAGATGTTTCTTCAACAAGATTATAAATACCGTCAGGGTCTTGTAAGTAGAAATAAGAAGGACCTTGAGTAACGAGACTTTGACCCCCTTGAGGCCAGCAATATGCAATACTGCCTTCTGCTACAACACACGCATCAATTAATATATCATTAGCAGCATTTTCATCTCCTGTAAGTACTACTTCTGCAGTAACTGAATATGTGTCGTCACCGGGAGTTGTCCATTCATCGTCCATAATTACAATCATATCTTCATCACTAAAAAATGATGTACTAACAGTAGAAGTACTGCTGTAAACATCGGAAGTTCCGTCATTAATAGTAATTGTAACATCAAAATCACTCTCTGTATTGGTTCCGTAGTTATGTAGAGTAACTTTTGGAGTATATGAATCACCTGAATTAACAAATGTAGGTTTTACAACATCTACACCGATATCGTGATCCGGAGCCGGCGTACAATCAACTACAACATCATCTATTGACCATTCATCGTTATAATCGCCTTCGTAATAGAAACCGATATAAATTATTTGTCCGTTATATGCAGCAAGAGATAAATTTACCTCAGCCCATGCATCTTCTGTGCCGGGCTGACTGTATAATACTTCAAGTTCAGTAGCAGTACTAGGATCAGGACCATCTAAAACAGATACTTTATGTAAAAGATAATAAGCACTATAGTTTTGGTATTCCCAAAAGTTTATAAAATAACCGTTATTATCAATATCTAAAGCAGGTGTAACCATCCAGTCCATACATGCATCTGCAACATTATCATCATTATGATATGCAGCTGCTGAACCAGTATGGACTACACTTGTTCCTTCAATCCATCCTGCCGGGTCTCCTAATTGGAAAAAGCCCCAATCCGTAGGTGGCCATGTTTCAAAACCCTCGTCTAAAATTGGTTGTGCATTTGCAGAAAATACAATTACAAACGCAATCAGTAATGTAAATAATTTCTTAAGTGTATTCATTTTTATCATTTTTAAATTGTTAAAATTATATTTTGTTATTTGTTATTTGTTGTTTTTTAAATTATAGATATTTGTATTTGCTTAGAAAAAATTGAGTTTATAATTCTGACTTTTTTGAAAAAGCACAAAATTTTATTGTCCTCACATTTTTTGCAAATAGAAATATCTCAAACCTATTCTCCATAATTGCGAGATAGTATGGTATTTAATAATATTCCTGTTTTTCTTAAGAATATTATTATTTGATTTATATATTTCATATGTTATAATGGTTTTACTGTTATTTTATCGGAAAAATTAATTATTTTATAAATACCGTTATATATTTTCTGTAAAATGCTTAAATGATATAATGCTTAAATGATTGATTAACTAAACGATATTGATATTCTATTGAATAATAACTTTTGTAACTTTAATTTCTTTATCGGTAGTTATTCGCAAAAAGTAAACACCGGCATTAATGCCTTGTACGTTGATTTCATTGTTTAATACTGATTTATTCTTGTAAATTGTTTGTCCTCGACTGTTTATCAATTCAACATTAATTATATTAACATTTTTATTATTTAATGAAAAATTAAAAATACCGGAACTTGGATTGGGATATACAGTAACAAATTCCTCATCAAGAATTTGATTCGGTTCAATACCGGTCGGAACATGACCGAACCAATCTAATGCTTCTTGTATCATAGTATTGATATCAGCATCAGTAAACTGGGATATATCAAAACTGGTAAAGAATGATTTATAAATAAGGTTATCTAACCAAACAGCACAACTTTTGCCTTTTGCATAAGCATTTCCGCTGTGAGGTCCGTCTTCAAACAAGAATGAATTATAAGAGCTGATATCAGGATTAGTAACTTCATCGTTATAATATTCCAAGCATGTTCCGTTACTAATTACATCGGGGCTGTTAGAATAAACGTTTAATTCCACACCTTCTGTTCCTATCGGAGAATCAGCCACACCAATTATGCTGCCGTCAGAATAATCATATATATCGGGACCGCCTATTCCGTCAGTTCCGCCACCGGTTCCTGTGGGAATATGTCTGCCGCGTAAATATGCATAATAGAACTTAACAATGGGTCTGTAGTACATTTCAAAACTCCATAACATATAAGCACTACCTGCAAGTTCGTCTGATGCAGTAAAAATATTTTTCGGATTTTCGTTTGTTCCGAGATCAAGAAAATTCATTAAAGCTAAACCGAGAATATCTTCTGAATCACCATGTCCCATTGAATTCCCATACATAAAAATTGTTTTATATGAATCGGGAAAATCATATTGGTTGAATTCTTCCCAA is a genomic window of Bacteroidales bacterium containing:
- a CDS encoding choice-of-anchor J domain-containing protein; this encodes MKKNLQGFIVLIIMLLTTSGTFAQWKIDEGFEGGVIPADWTTHDENNDGFEWMAYEDAAKAHSGTWIAVVNVNYPYGHDWLITPQVSIETGDAFIFFARAWNGTENMKVRLSTGGNAIGDFTIILDDVTGIGEDYTEYSYDLSAYDGQNVYLAIEWTFNDYTLIVDDVKLGQALPGDAGMVSIEAPLNYQLVDSSSYPSGTIQNYGSSDISNFDIICKIYDASETEVYSATETHSGTLSPDETAAVTFATSWTPTELGFYNIVMYTDLIDDPYNNNDTLTSETEVVEHFGTGGPDGMGYCWIDSHETGGPVYNWTEISGTGASAVMHGVPTFAGDDNFSEPIDFGFDFPFYGIDRTFFHVDINGEILLTSDHFFYTPYPDDGWDTDGNFFNYSFPIPGNSYFPTLVAVFWDNLFAEEGTGDVYYQTFGSEPNRYCVVQWNNLRFDAGDPGTNTICFQVIFYETTGEIIMQYKNVANGQSGSVCPHDYGQSTTVGLQADNTDIGICYLRELVDGGQYIGMDPPGNMLSNELAIRFYPGEDTHAPDIVYEDELWNTFNNTPELSVTITDMHDIVNDTLYYNIGSGWVGITHSSFEEPNIYHYQFPEITNSTTVNYYFAATDNSANQNRGTLPADAPGEYYTFKILPTDDVEVLFATPGNKIGYNDYQNIEYPKYTAALDAAGVTYDIYNWAEYEEYDIPETYKIIFIYSNSATHDEKHDTLSLALIEFLEKGTNENPKNIFTASDNLANSTHALGYLVPLKKFFNAYIRGGFLVPETPPTCGGGNGIGGPDIWEYSNGSIIGLAESPIGTEDLEIPVYSDSPDNVFNKDCPDSYTDVTNPEIYSSYSFLFEDGPFSGNAYSKENPCALWLDNLIYKSFFISFDISQFTSDTDINNMITEALEWFGYETDIEENPISENEFVTVYPNPSNGVFNVQMLNNKSAYLSMQIFNIQGQIIWQKELSNSINYTENINISNFTKGIYFIKINTGKKIVTKKIIIQ
- a CDS encoding T9SS type A sorting domain-containing protein; the encoded protein is MKKIIFIITIVFFSGILSAQNWQEIITLASSDGVSNDDFGYCVSISGDYAIVGAHNEDEDINGENYLLNAGSAYIFFNNEGVWEEIQKIVASDRGQEDNFGKAVSISGDYAVVGAFREDEDITGGNTLTSAGSAYIYYNNAGTWEEAQKITASDREAANYFGRNVSMCENYIIIGAYENTTDATGGNSISKAGASYIFYNNTGTWEEMQKIVASDRAFEDRFGASVAISDNYAVVGAYYEDEDETGNNTLNDAGSAYIFYNNAGTWEETQKIVASDRANQDYFCSDVAVYGDYVIVGAWYEDEDESGGNTMENSGSAYVFFNNEGVWEETQKLTASDRNIQDVFGLSVSVSGDYAIINSYNDDEDANGENFLDCAGSAYIYYNNAGTWEEIQKIVASDRAEGDLFSRTVAIDGNRIISGAYGKNTFTGKIYFYEQEPTLIKTLSQNDFFIYPNPTTGVFNLKAFESSRNIGTGSLSIKITNISGQIIKQFTTNNRQMSIDLSEQTKGIYFIKIQTDNQIYTNKLIVK
- a CDS encoding SUMF1/EgtB/PvdO family nonheme iron enzyme; protein product: MNLSESKNKKIAIILLLLLQINLCISVTYSQNPEPIFIEAGNFDMGYNYDESGTWWYPTEIPVHTVYISAFYIDKYEIFKIQWDSVYLWAVDNGYSFDNPGEAQALNHPVYNINWYDVVKWCNARSEKEGLTPVYYTDLTQNTIYRNGQIDLEKNYVKWEENGYRLPTEAEREKAARGELVANHYPWPSSGGTYNDHIDGSKANYDGSGDPYETQIVQTTPVGYYDGNQIPAGTDMANGYGLYDMAGNVIEWVWDWYDDQWYSNPDATETDTKGPDDTGEGWKVLRGGSWHTGQVHGLRCALRLPNHTPDYIGSALGFRSVRRDVNNSIKIIQPEYNLNNYPNPFNRSTTIGCQLPVSGKIVLKIYNIFGQEIRTLVNENQPAGNYSVVWDGTTDTGKAVGSGIYFYRLKTGNVSSEIKKMLLIK
- a CDS encoding T9SS type A sorting domain-containing protein; the protein is MNTLKKLFTLLIAFVIVFSANAQPILDEGFETWPPTDWGFFQLGDPAGWIEGTSVVHTGSAAAYHNDDNVADACMDWMVTPALDIDNNGYFINFWEYQNYSAYYLLHKVSVLDGPDPSTATELEVLYSQPGTEDAWAEVNLSLAAYNGQIIYIGFYYEGDYNDEWSIDDVVVDCTPAPDHDIGVDVVKPTFVNSGDSYTPKVTLHNYGTNTESDFDVTITINDGTSDVYSSTSTVSTSFFSDEDMIVIMDDEWTTPGDDTYSVTAEVVLTGDENAANDILIDACVVAEGSIAYCWPQGGQSLVTQGPSYFYLQDPDGIYNLVEETSTSVYAGAMANHVWYAADYMDQTLISIDKETGVVTPIGDGDLGVYINGMAYDYSTDVMYGITGTSLYTVDLTTGVAVFVANCGIGGSTFGNLACNEAGELYSLNRDDASLYSINKTTGAAALIGALGIDIATQAQDMEFDVENDILYIASYEDDTPATSNLRTVDVSTGVASAPIGAFPKAQICGFAVPYSLPTDVLAYSFPEQTTPADIDYIAHTIDIEVFYGTDVTTLVADFTLVRTATAVVGAVTQVSGTTANDFTTPVTYTVTGDDASTEDWLVTVTIALNHETDFLTYSLPGQTDATINTVLETIHVDFPFGTDVSDLIATFTLSDGAGAMVGTYTQTSGVTANDFTGAVYYVVTAQNETNVGHWTISADIADNDSTDILSFDFEGFITTGNTVIDDVAHTVDVEVYDGTDLTALTAVFELSTGAIAFIGTTPQHSGNTVNTYTETVTYTIEAQDGTTQDWTVTVHPETSIEDLNANGISIYPNPSNGVFNVNVTETFNLEVIDITGKVVKTQVLDNNTNTVNIAKQGVYILKLSNNNTSVTHRIIVN